One Persicobacter psychrovividus DNA window includes the following coding sequences:
- the mreC gene encoding rod shape-determining protein MreC, which yields MRELFFFIYRFRGLVLFLILELICGWLIVSNNSYQSIAFFHTSNRAIGTVYENKKEVSDYFNLKVVNEQLAAENAHLRSALMMAEATNYFWSNEFSADSVRLNQYKFTPVQVINNSIDVYHNYITIDKGAMDGLKPNMGVIGPNGVVGKVKSVSQHYATVVSMLNNKFLVSAKLQPANALCSVNWPGEDYEMADLNYVPRHVRLSVGDTVRTSGFDGIFPKNTMIGTVASFEVPEQAVFYRIRLKLATDFSSLSYLYVVENKLKEEQNALEQESKKQ from the coding sequence ATGCGTGAACTCTTTTTCTTTATTTACCGCTTTCGGGGGCTGGTATTATTCTTAATACTGGAACTGATTTGTGGTTGGCTTATCGTCTCCAATAACTCTTATCAGAGTATTGCCTTTTTTCATACCTCTAACCGGGCAATCGGTACGGTGTATGAAAACAAAAAGGAGGTGTCCGATTATTTTAATCTCAAGGTGGTTAATGAACAACTTGCCGCTGAAAATGCCCACCTGCGCTCGGCGCTGATGATGGCTGAGGCGACCAATTATTTTTGGTCCAATGAGTTTTCAGCAGATAGCGTGCGCCTTAATCAGTATAAATTTACACCGGTACAGGTGATCAATAACTCTATTGATGTTTACCACAATTACATTACCATCGACAAAGGTGCGATGGATGGCCTCAAGCCCAATATGGGGGTGATTGGCCCTAATGGGGTGGTCGGTAAAGTAAAATCTGTGAGTCAGCACTATGCGACGGTGGTTTCGATGCTGAACAACAAATTCCTGGTGTCTGCCAAATTGCAGCCGGCCAATGCGCTGTGTTCTGTTAACTGGCCTGGGGAAGATTATGAGATGGCCGACCTGAACTATGTGCCGCGGCACGTCAGGTTGTCGGTAGGTGATACGGTTCGTACTTCTGGCTTCGATGGGATTTTTCCAAAAAATACCATGATCGGTACAGTGGCCTCTTTTGAGGTGCCCGAGCAGGCGGTATTTTACCGTATCCGCTTAAAGCTGGCCACCGATTTCTCTTCTTTGAGTTACCTTTATGTGGTAGAGAACAAGTTGAAAGAGGAGCAAAATGCTCTTGAACAAGAAAGTAAGAAACAGTAA
- a CDS encoding Rod shape-determining protein MreD, which translates to MKGNNILQIVHFFVYLLIQVLVFKGVALFGSGFIMIYVAFLLLLPVDTDKSTLLVLGFLSGLAVDWFYDSMGIHAAAMVALAYLRPKWMGMIMPKGGYDAGTLPLVSNYGFNWFAAYALPLIFVHHFLLFVIQAGGFAMPVNLLVKSSFSMLLTFILIVLSQSLFYRVKRKSYE; encoded by the coding sequence ATGAAAGGCAATAATATTTTACAGATCGTTCACTTCTTTGTCTACCTGTTGATTCAGGTGCTGGTGTTCAAAGGGGTTGCCTTGTTTGGCAGTGGCTTTATCATGATTTATGTCGCTTTTCTTCTTTTATTGCCTGTTGATACCGATAAATCAACCCTGCTGGTGTTGGGTTTCCTTTCTGGCCTTGCAGTGGACTGGTTTTACGATTCTATGGGAATTCATGCAGCGGCAATGGTGGCATTGGCGTATTTGCGCCCAAAATGGATGGGGATGATTATGCCCAAAGGTGGTTATGATGCCGGCACTTTGCCTTTGGTTTCAAACTATGGCTTCAACTGGTTTGCGGCTTATGCCCTGCCGCTGATTTTTGTTCATCACTTCCTGCTTTTTGTTATTCAGGCAGGAGGGTTCGCCATGCCCGTCAATCTGCTGGTCAAATCATCGTTCAGTATGTTGCTGACCTTCATTTTGATCGTGTTGTCGCAATCATTGTTCTACCGCGTAAAACGAAAGTCTTATGAATAA
- the mrdA gene encoding penicillin-binding protein 2: MNNSRRIVIQLLIASVAILFCSKLFYMQVIDDDYKSAAQNNVMKRFVSYPFRGMISDRNNHLMVYNDPVYDIKIVPKEFKNVDTAAFCQRFDIPHKDFDKLWKKARRYSWVKASTLKKQLTKEEFAEIESYLIDFPGVYVSPRTVRGYNYKSAANALGYIGEIPPRQLKKDTLKYYREGDYVGRSGLESYYEEYLRGQRGASYKMVNVRGVVKGSFQGGEYDTLSVPGKNLTSTIDLDLQAYAEKLMKGKVGSLVAIEPSTGEILAMVSAPDYDPGLLSGRLLGKNIGKLYGDSLKPLFNRPIMAAYPPGSIFKTLQALVALQEGVIRPGEKIYCDHKLIGDHAPIGLFDIQRAIKYSSNNFFVKVFKEVLNRGVDSNTFVDSRLGLDKWHSYMLRFGLGQRLGIDLPGEKKGYIPSSAFYDRYYGHNRWKASNIQSLAIGQGEVLVTPIQMANMGALLANRGYFYTPHLIKDVDGNGPLEKYTIKHETNIDPAYYDEVIKGMEQVVQGTATRAYIKDFPIAGKTGTVQNPHGPDHSVFMAFAPVEHPKIAVSVYVENAGWGGRAATAISGLVLEKYVRGHITRPWMEKYVLKGDFLY; the protein is encoded by the coding sequence ATGAATAATAGCAGGAGAATAGTCATTCAGTTGTTGATTGCATCAGTGGCGATTTTGTTCTGCAGTAAGTTGTTTTACATGCAGGTGATTGATGATGACTACAAATCTGCCGCACAAAACAACGTGATGAAACGCTTTGTCAGTTATCCCTTCAGAGGGATGATCTCGGACAGGAATAATCACCTGATGGTCTATAACGACCCTGTTTACGACATCAAAATCGTTCCCAAAGAATTTAAGAATGTGGATACGGCAGCCTTCTGTCAGCGCTTTGATATTCCGCATAAGGATTTTGACAAGCTATGGAAAAAGGCCCGACGCTATTCCTGGGTGAAAGCTTCTACGCTTAAAAAACAGCTGACCAAGGAAGAGTTTGCCGAGATTGAAAGTTACCTGATTGACTTTCCCGGTGTGTATGTCTCTCCGCGTACGGTCAGGGGCTACAATTATAAATCCGCAGCCAACGCACTGGGTTATATTGGTGAAATTCCTCCGCGGCAGCTAAAAAAAGACACCCTGAAGTATTACCGAGAAGGGGATTATGTCGGCCGTAGTGGGCTGGAATCTTATTATGAAGAATACCTGCGTGGACAACGCGGAGCAAGTTATAAAATGGTGAATGTCCGTGGGGTGGTGAAGGGATCATTTCAGGGCGGAGAGTATGATACGCTTTCGGTTCCTGGTAAAAACCTGACCTCTACAATTGACCTCGACCTGCAAGCCTATGCAGAGAAACTGATGAAAGGCAAGGTGGGGTCGCTGGTGGCTATTGAGCCAAGCACCGGAGAAATTCTGGCCATGGTATCAGCACCTGATTATGACCCCGGACTGTTGTCGGGTCGGTTACTCGGGAAAAATATTGGCAAGCTTTACGGCGATTCTTTGAAGCCGCTGTTCAACCGTCCAATAATGGCTGCCTACCCTCCGGGTTCCATCTTTAAAACGCTTCAAGCGCTGGTGGCTTTGCAGGAAGGAGTGATTCGGCCTGGTGAGAAAATTTATTGTGATCATAAACTGATCGGTGACCATGCGCCTATCGGACTGTTCGATATTCAGCGTGCGATCAAATACTCTTCAAATAACTTTTTTGTAAAAGTGTTCAAAGAGGTGCTGAACAGGGGAGTAGATTCCAATACTTTTGTGGATTCCCGCCTTGGGCTCGATAAGTGGCACTCTTATATGCTGCGGTTTGGGCTGGGGCAACGGCTTGGTATAGATTTGCCAGGAGAGAAGAAAGGCTATATTCCAAGCTCTGCATTTTATGACCGCTATTATGGGCATAACCGATGGAAAGCCTCCAATATTCAATCTCTTGCAATTGGGCAGGGAGAGGTTTTGGTGACGCCGATTCAGATGGCCAATATGGGGGCGTTGCTGGCCAATCGAGGTTATTTCTATACGCCACACCTGATCAAAGATGTTGATGGTAACGGCCCGCTGGAGAAATATACCATTAAGCATGAAACCAATATAGACCCTGCTTATTATGACGAGGTGATCAAAGGGATGGAACAGGTAGTGCAGGGAACGGCCACCCGGGCTTATATCAAAGATTTTCCGATTGCAGGAAAAACGGGTACCGTTCAAAACCCACACGGTCCGGATCACTCGGTGTTCATGGCATTTGCGCCTGTGGAGCACCCGAAAATTGCGGTTTCAGTGTATGTTGAAAACGCAGGATGGGGTGGCCGTGCGGCAACGGCGATCTCTGGGCTTGTTCTGGAGAAATATGTTCGTGGTCACATTACGCGGCCATGGATGGAAAAATATGTGTTGAAAGGAGATTTCTTATACTAA
- the rodA gene encoding rod shape-determining protein RodA, protein MEDQIQRKGRFLGNLDWLAVLLFFMLVFVGWLNIYAAVYNEEAHRSIFDLGLNSGKQLLWVGTTIVLVTGILAVDFKFFDSFAYVIYGVVMLTLVIVLIFGREVAGSKSWLEIGAFRLQPAEFAKFATALGVAKFLSSPSMKMDKLMTYVRAAMLILLPMALIVLQGDVGSAMVFLILVLAFYREGLTGLVLVIPTVIGAVSLLSLLYPVVAVTLGLLAVAVLIIAIGEKTKKRIAMVVVSLGFLCMVSVGVHYVVFNIFKPHQQGRVKAFIDPDGDPLGVGWNVTQAKIAIGSGGFWGKGFLHGTQTKFDFVPEQSTDFIFCTIGEEHGWVGSAGVVLLFALFMFRLIFLAERQKSRFVRVYGYCVVSIIFFHWFVNVGMTIGLFPVIGIPLPLVSYGGSSLWAFTMLIFIFIKLDAHRMQMMAR, encoded by the coding sequence ATGGAAGATCAGATTCAAAGAAAAGGCAGGTTTCTGGGGAACTTGGACTGGCTTGCAGTATTGTTGTTTTTCATGCTGGTATTTGTCGGCTGGCTGAACATCTATGCCGCCGTTTATAACGAGGAAGCCCATCGCAGTATTTTTGACCTGGGACTGAATTCCGGAAAACAGTTGCTGTGGGTCGGAACGACCATCGTATTGGTAACGGGTATCCTGGCAGTTGATTTCAAATTTTTCGATTCTTTCGCCTATGTCATTTATGGGGTGGTCATGCTTACCTTGGTCATCGTTTTGATCTTCGGTCGCGAGGTGGCAGGCTCAAAATCTTGGCTGGAAATTGGTGCTTTCAGGTTGCAACCCGCAGAGTTTGCCAAATTTGCCACGGCCCTTGGTGTAGCGAAATTCCTCTCCTCCCCCTCCATGAAGATGGATAAACTCATGACTTATGTAAGGGCGGCGATGCTGATTTTACTTCCCATGGCACTGATTGTCCTTCAGGGAGATGTGGGTTCGGCGATGGTATTCCTGATTCTGGTACTGGCTTTTTACCGCGAGGGATTAACCGGCCTGGTCCTGGTGATTCCAACCGTTATTGGGGCGGTGAGTTTGCTCTCTTTGCTGTATCCCGTTGTTGCCGTAACCCTGGGTTTGCTGGCTGTGGCGGTACTCATTATTGCTATTGGCGAGAAAACCAAAAAGCGGATAGCCATGGTGGTGGTAAGTCTGGGCTTTCTCTGTATGGTATCGGTAGGGGTGCATTATGTGGTGTTCAACATCTTTAAGCCTCACCAACAGGGGCGTGTGAAGGCATTTATTGACCCTGACGGGGATCCGCTCGGTGTTGGCTGGAATGTAACGCAAGCCAAAATTGCCATTGGTTCTGGTGGTTTTTGGGGCAAAGGTTTTTTACATGGGACACAAACGAAGTTTGATTTTGTCCCTGAACAAAGTACTGACTTTATCTTCTGTACCATCGGAGAGGAACATGGCTGGGTAGGTTCGGCAGGGGTAGTGCTGCTGTTTGCCTTGTTTATGTTTAGGCTGATATTTTTAGCCGAACGACAGAAATCCCGCTTCGTGCGGGTGTATGGTTATTGTGTGGTCTCGATTATATTTTTTCACTGGTTTGTGAATGTCGGCATGACCATCGGCCTGTTTCCCGTAATTGGGATTCCGCTGCCACTGGTGAGTTATGGGGGCTCCTCCCTCTGGGCATTTACCATGCTGATATTTATCTTTATCAAGCTGGATGCACACCGTATGCAAATGATGGCCCGATAG
- a CDS encoding Hsp20/alpha crystallin family protein, producing the protein MMTISNPRTMVQNANELFKVLDRNFGSPLGADQVQYQVPVNVFETPNGFRIELITAGYRKEDLNLSVKNNLLTVSASLQQVEKATENKAEEAAETDKATEAAPKNEDKVIRREFHLNGFERSFKIPKTIDLESITATFNNGILTLEMTKIEEVDLVKRIEIQ; encoded by the coding sequence ATGATGACGATTAGCAACCCAAGAACAATGGTTCAAAATGCCAATGAATTATTTAAAGTTTTGGACCGCAATTTCGGATCACCACTTGGCGCTGACCAAGTACAATATCAAGTGCCTGTGAATGTTTTTGAAACGCCAAACGGCTTCAGAATTGAGCTGATTACTGCGGGCTATCGAAAAGAAGACTTGAACCTGAGTGTAAAAAACAATTTACTGACAGTATCGGCAAGCCTTCAGCAAGTAGAAAAAGCCACAGAAAATAAAGCGGAAGAAGCCGCCGAGACTGATAAAGCAACGGAAGCAGCACCAAAAAATGAAGATAAAGTGATTCGCCGAGAATTTCACCTTAATGGTTTTGAGCGTTCTTTTAAAATCCCTAAAACCATCGATCTTGAAAGCATTACCGCCACTTTCAATAATGGCATTCTAACCTTAGAGATGACCAAAATTGAAGAAGTGGACTTGGTGAAAAGAATTGAAATTCAGTAA
- a CDS encoding TIGR01212 family radical SAM protein (This family includes YhcC from E. coli K-12, an uncharacterized radical SAM protein.) gives MITEEQKAPIFWNTNRRYNAYSDHLKQTFGGRVQKVSINADFTCPNRDGSLGRGGCTFCNNESFTPSYVKQHPSITDQLNEGLKFLKQRYKRTAHFVGYFQSYTNTYGSLEAIKKVYDEALSHPDIDGLVIGTRPDCITNEQLDYLQELAKKYIIVLEFGIESCYNDTLESVNRGHTFEDAVDAIQRAVGRGFHVGGHLMFGFPNDSRERMLEQVTLINELPMDSIKFHQLQIVKGTVMAKQYKDYPEQFDFFGVEDYIDFVINFVERMRPDLQIQRFTSEAPPSIKIAPHWGMMRGFSLLEQIEKRMEERDTWQGKYYTK, from the coding sequence ATGATTACAGAAGAACAAAAAGCCCCAATATTTTGGAACACCAACCGACGGTACAATGCTTATTCGGATCACCTGAAGCAAACTTTCGGTGGACGAGTACAAAAAGTATCGATCAACGCAGACTTTACCTGCCCGAATCGTGATGGATCCCTCGGCAGGGGGGGCTGTACATTTTGTAATAATGAAAGCTTTACGCCAAGTTACGTTAAGCAGCACCCTTCCATTACTGACCAGCTGAATGAAGGACTGAAATTCCTTAAACAACGCTATAAGCGCACCGCGCACTTTGTCGGCTATTTCCAGTCGTACACCAATACCTATGGAAGTTTGGAGGCCATCAAAAAAGTATATGATGAAGCACTTTCGCATCCTGATATTGACGGCCTGGTGATTGGCACACGCCCTGATTGCATTACCAATGAGCAACTTGACTACCTGCAGGAGCTTGCAAAGAAATACATTATCGTCCTGGAGTTTGGCATAGAATCCTGCTACAACGACACCCTCGAGAGCGTAAACCGTGGCCATACTTTTGAAGATGCCGTGGATGCTATCCAAAGAGCTGTTGGGCGAGGTTTTCATGTGGGGGGGCACTTAATGTTTGGCTTTCCAAACGACAGCCGCGAAAGGATGCTGGAACAGGTAACACTGATCAATGAACTTCCGATGGATTCCATTAAATTTCATCAGCTTCAAATTGTTAAAGGAACCGTGATGGCCAAACAATACAAGGACTATCCGGAGCAATTCGACTTTTTTGGGGTGGAGGATTATATTGATTTTGTGATCAACTTTGTAGAGCGAATGCGCCCAGACTTGCAGATACAGCGATTCACCAGTGAGGCTCCGCCAAGCATTAAGATCGCGCCGCACTGGGGCATGATGCGCGGCTTCAGCTTGCTCGAACAAATAGAGAAGCGAATGGAAGAGAGAGATACCTGGCAAGGGAAATACTACACGAAATAA
- a CDS encoding carbohydrate-binding family 9-like protein, whose amino-acid sequence MKRNFLMMNNSCWIVFLAFLIGGSAYAQGRAKGYVCYRTDQPINIDGKADEAVWNKVPWTNSFRDIEGDSRPLPKFDTKVKMLWDDEYLYFYTYLEEPDLWATLTERESIIYLDNDFEVFIDPNNDGQHYYEFEINALGTEWDLLLTQPYRFGGKPVFDWDIKGMKTAVHLDGTLNDPSDKDRGWGIEIAMPWSSLNELSARRAKPKSGEQWRLNFSRVQYELHKENGQYVKVKGDDGKPLPEYNWVWVPTGKIDMHRPNRWGYLQFSDLKAGDGKEDFIADPDYALQQYLFTLIDEQRKYKAQHGHYTELANLQVEEWAPEKAVAVQFYDGPVLSVGASNAARTKRYFVTMEGKLIVENLK is encoded by the coding sequence TTGAAAAGAAATTTTTTGATGATGAATAACAGTTGTTGGATTGTATTTCTGGCTTTCCTGATCGGTGGGTCGGCCTACGCGCAGGGCCGTGCCAAAGGGTATGTTTGCTACCGCACAGATCAGCCTATAAATATTGATGGAAAAGCCGATGAGGCGGTTTGGAATAAGGTTCCATGGACCAATTCCTTTCGGGATATTGAGGGGGATTCACGGCCTTTGCCGAAGTTTGATACCAAAGTGAAAATGCTTTGGGATGATGAATACCTGTACTTCTACACTTATCTTGAGGAGCCTGATCTCTGGGCGACGCTCACAGAAAGGGAGTCCATCATTTATCTCGACAATGATTTTGAAGTGTTTATCGACCCAAATAATGACGGACAGCATTACTACGAGTTTGAAATCAATGCACTCGGAACCGAATGGGATTTACTGCTGACACAGCCTTATCGCTTTGGAGGGAAGCCCGTATTTGACTGGGATATTAAGGGGATGAAAACAGCCGTGCATCTGGATGGTACCCTGAATGATCCGTCGGATAAAGACCGAGGCTGGGGAATTGAAATTGCCATGCCCTGGAGTAGCCTGAATGAATTATCTGCCCGTCGGGCAAAACCAAAATCCGGAGAACAGTGGCGCCTGAACTTTTCGCGCGTGCAGTATGAATTGCATAAGGAAAATGGGCAATATGTGAAAGTAAAAGGGGACGACGGAAAGCCTTTGCCGGAGTACAACTGGGTTTGGGTACCTACGGGGAAAATTGATATGCACCGGCCTAATCGCTGGGGGTATTTGCAGTTTTCGGACCTGAAGGCAGGTGATGGGAAAGAAGATTTTATCGCTGATCCGGATTATGCTCTTCAGCAATATTTATTTACCCTCATTGATGAACAACGCAAATACAAAGCGCAACACGGGCATTATACCGAGTTGGCGAATTTGCAGGTTGAGGAATGGGCGCCGGAAAAAGCAGTGGCCGTCCAGTTTTATGACGGTCCGGTGTTGTCGGTAGGAGCTTCCAACGCAGCACGGACGAAGCGTTATTTTGTGACCATGGAAGGAAAACTGATTGTAGAAAATTTAAAATAA